TTGCAACGTTTACTTCCTAAGTCAAGTTTAATATGGCTCGGTTCAGTCTGTCTGGTGGCCCAGGGAATGAGTGAGGACTTCGGCCGTGAGGCGAAGTGACCCGGGGGCTGGCTTGGCTGTGGTAACGAATCCAGCCCGGCACTGACGTGCCGGGCTGGATTCTCAAACCCTGAAACCCCTTTCCCCGGCACTGACGTGCCGGGCTCGATTCTCAAAACCTCACCTTCACCCCGAACTGCACCTGTCGGGGCGCGTACGCGTTGGTGGGCGAGAGGAAGTCCTGGCGTACCTCGTATTGCGCCGGGTAGGCCGTGCCGCCCTGCACGTTGCGGCCGAAGACGAAGCTCCCGGCCGAGTTCTGGAAGGCGTTATCGCTGATGACCATGCGGTCGTTGCGCCGGTTCATCACGTTGAACGACTCCGCCAGCACGTCCATGGTCAAGCGATCGCCCAGGTGGAGCCGCCGGGTGAGGCGCAGGTCCGTGGTCAGGTACTCGGGGCCATAGAAGGCGTTGCGGGACTGGCCGGGGAGGCGGTCGTTGGAGCTGTTGGTGTCGCGGTTGGGGTCGCTCAGGACGCGCGCGTTGAAGGGCCGTCCGGAGCCGTAGGTCACGGTGCCGGCGATCGTCCAGTCGTTGAACAACTTCTTCAGCAGGGGATTCTCGCGGTCAAACGGTTTCGGCTCCCACACCCAGGCGGCGACCGCGCGATGCCGCTGGTCGATCGAGCTGACGCTGCGTTCGGCGCGGGGAGCGGCGGCGTTCTGCACCGCGGGCGGCGCGGCGAAGGGCGCGTCCTGGCCGTCGTCGATGGCCTTGGCCCAGGTGTACGACAAGCGGAAGAAAAAGCCATTGCGCATCCGGCGTCGCGCCGAGACGGTGAGCCCGTGGTAGACGCTGGAGACCGCGCTCTCGAACTGGTCGATGGCGCCGAGCTGCGGGATCGGACGCGTGATGTCGTTGATGCAGGGCGGCGAGAAGTAGGGCGGATTGTATGGACAGCTGAGCGACGGCGTCGTCTGCCAGCTCGCGAACGACGCCACCGTAAAGTACTCGCCGGTGAAGTTGCCGGCCGAGTCGTACACCGGGTAGGTGAGGAAGTCCGGTGGGGGCAGGTTGACGTCGCGCGTGCGCATCAGGTGCGTGCCGTGGACGTAGAGGTACGACGCACCCAGCGCGATCTCCTGCCAGGTCTCCTTCTCGGCCGTGAGCGACGCCTGCTGCACGTAGGGCGTCTGGAAATCGCCGGCGAAGGCCGAGATCTCGCTCTCCAGCCTGCCGGTGAATCCCGGCGGCGGCTCGCAGCGCGTCGCGGTCGGCGCGCAGGCGACCAGCGGGTCCGGATACGCCGGGAACAGCGCGTGGTCGAACGGGTCGGCGTTGTCGAGGAACAGGTGCGTCTGCTTCAGGCCGTTGTCGGTCTCGACCGCCGAGGTATAGATCTGCGGAATGCGCGTATAGAAGATGCCGTAGCCGCCGCGCACGACCAGGGGGTCCTGTTCGCCCAGCGAGAACGCGAACGCCGCACGCGGCGCCACGTTGTTGGCGTCCACGGGGAGCTTTCCGGAGCCTGGCCACAGCGGGTTCGGCTCCAGCGCGCCGGTGTTGAACGTCTGCAGGTCCCAGCGCACGCCGAGCGTGAGCGCCAGATGCGAGTTCACGCGGATGTTGTCCTGCGCGAACAGCGAGAACTCGCTGGTGTCGGGATGCGACTCGAGCGCGCCGAAGTTCTGCACGTAGAAGCGCGGCACGCCGTGGGCGTACGCGCGCAAGGGCGAGATGCGCATGCCGAAGGTCGCCGGCGCGAAGGTCCACGGGTTCACGCGGATGGTGTCGAAGATGTACTCGCCGCCCGAGAGCGAGGGGAAGAAGTTCTCGATGCGGGCGAAGATGACGTCGCCGCCGAACTTCCAGGTGTGGCGCGCGGTGTCGAGCGAGAGCGTCTCGGCGAGCTGGAACTTATGCTCGCGGGTGCGGCGTGGCAGGATGGTCGAGCGGCCGAAGCCCTCGGTCACCTCGTCGATGCGCGTGAGGATGTCGCTCGTGTTGGCCGCCGACTGCTGCAGGTCGCGCGCGAACTGCACGCGCAGCAGGCTCACCAGCCGGCCGGGCAGCGCGCTGTTGAGCGAGAGCGTGGCGCTCTCGGTCGAGACCTCTTCGGTCCCGTTGTTGGAGAGCCCGTGGTACGTGACCGGGCTGGCGGGGTCGAAGAACACGTTGTTGGCGCCGTAGTAGCGCGAGGTGTTGATGCGGCCGGCCAACGCGTGGCGCGGCGAGAGCGTGTAGTCGAACTTGGCGAAGGCGGTGTTGCCCAGCAGGTCGGAGCCGAAGTCGCCGGCGAGCTCGCTGGTGAGCTGGTCCGCGGTCGCGAACACCAGCGCCTGGTCGGTGCTCTCGTAATCCGCCGGCTTGGGGACGAGGACGCTCTGCGGCCCGGCGGGGTCGAGGAACCGGACGCTCACCGGCGTGCGGTAGTCGTGCAGGTCGGCGCCGAGCATGAAGTACGCGCGGTCGCGCAGGAGCTTGCCGCCGAGCGTAAACCCGAACTGGTGCTGGTGGTCGGGCGGCTTGTCCCCGACGAACGGGTTGCGCGCGCCGAAATCCGAGGAGCGCAGGTAGTAGAACGCGCTGCCGTGGAGCTGGTTGGTGCCCGACTTCGTCACCAGGTTCACGACCGCGCCCGACGAGCGGCCGTACTCCACGCCGTACGTGTTCGACGAGACACGGAACTCCTGCACGACCTCGCTCGAGAGCTGGTAGGGCGCTCGGTAGCGGCCGCGGGCCTGGCCGAAGAACGAGTTGTTGTTGTCGACGCCGTCGACGAGGAAGGTGGAGTGATAGCCACGCACGCCACCGAAGGCGAGGTCGCCGTTCCACGACGAGGTCAGCCCGCGCGGGTCCTGGGTGACGCCCGGGGTGGTGAGCGCGAGGTCCTGCCAGCGCCGGCCATTGAGCGGCAGTTGCTCGATCTCCTGCGTCCCGATGACGGTGGTCAGCCCGCTGGGCGCCTGCTCGACCGCGGTCGCCTCGGCGGAGACGTCCACCGTTTCGTTGGCGCCGCCGACGCGGAGCGCGAATTCCAGCTCCACGGTCGCGCCGACCTCGGCGTGCACGCCCTCGCGCGCTTCCGCCGCCATCCCGGGGGCCTCCGCGCGGACGATGTAGTCGCCCGGGGGCAGGAAGGCGAGCACGAATCGCCCGTCGGCGCCGGTCGAGGCCGCGCGCGCGTGCCCGGTGTCGGCGCGCCGTGCGGTGACGGTCGCGCCCGCGATGACGGCGCCAGTCGGGTCGCGCACGACGCCGCGCAAGCCTGCCGTAGCGGCGTCCTGGGCAAGCGCGGCCGTGCCGATGCAAAGGAACACGAGGGCCCAGCGCATGGGAGACACCCCTGCTGTGCGTACCAAAGGGCCGCTTGGCGGATGGCGTAGTATCCGGGCGGCGGGGTCGATCTCCTGTGGCGGTCGTCACAACCGGTTGTGACGCCTGTCGGCCAAAGCCGGCCGTTCGCGCTGTGTTACCTTGCTTGGCTTAGGTTGGCATCATGATCCGCAGCTACCAGGGCGTGACCCCGAAGGTCCCGAAGTCGTGCTACGTCGACGAGTCGGCGCAGGTCATCGGCGACGTCGAACTCGGTGAGCACGCCTCCATCTGGATGAACGCGGTGGTGCGCGGCGACGTCTTCGCCATCCGCATCGGGGCGCACTCCAACGTGCAGGACTGCTCGGTGCTCCACGGCATGCGCCACAAGTACGGCGTCACGCTCGGCGAGTACGTCACCGTCGGGCACTCGGTCACGCTGCACGGCTGCACCATCGGAGACCGCTGCCTCATCGGCATGGGCTCGGTCATCCTGAACAACGCGCACATCGGCGCAGGGTCGATCATCGCGGCCGGCACCGTGATCCCGGAGAACGCGGTGGTCGAGCCGAACTCGCTCTGGATGGGCGTCCCCGGCAAGTTCCGCAAGAAGATCGACGACGCCGCCACCCAGGAGACCATCCTGCGGTACGCGAACAATTACCTGGAGTACAAAGAGCAGTATCTTCGTGAGATAGGAAAGTAGATGGCCGACGACCGACGACCGAAGGCCGACGACTCCTCCGGCCAACGACCAAAGACCAAAGACCAACGGCCGCAGCTAAGGGCGGTCCGCGGCACCCGCGACCTGCTGCCGCCGGAGACCGCGCTGTGGAACTTCGTCGAGGCGGCGGCGCGTGACGTCTTCCGCGCCTACAACTTCCACGAGATCCGCACGCCCATCCTCGAGGATCTCGGCCTCTTCCAGCGCTCGGTCGGCGAGGAGACCGACATCGTCGGCAAAGAGATGTTCGCGTGGGAAGACCGCGCGCGCGCCGAATCGGAAAAAGGCCAGATGCTCGCGCTGCGCCCCGAGAACACGGCCGGCGTGGTGCGCGCCTACATCGAGCACAAGCTGTGGGAGCGCCCTGGCCTGACCAAGCTCTTCT
This DNA window, taken from Terriglobales bacterium, encodes the following:
- a CDS encoding TonB-dependent receptor, with product MRWALVFLCIGTAALAQDAATAGLRGVVRDPTGAVIAGATVTARRADTGHARAASTGADGRFVLAFLPPGDYIVRAEAPGMAAEAREGVHAEVGATVELEFALRVGGANETVDVSAEATAVEQAPSGLTTVIGTQEIEQLPLNGRRWQDLALTTPGVTQDPRGLTSSWNGDLAFGGVRGYHSTFLVDGVDNNNSFFGQARGRYRAPYQLSSEVVQEFRVSSNTYGVEYGRSSGAVVNLVTKSGTNQLHGSAFYYLRSSDFGARNPFVGDKPPDHQHQFGFTLGGKLLRDRAYFMLGADLHDYRTPVSVRFLDPAGPQSVLVPKPADYESTDQALVFATADQLTSELAGDFGSDLLGNTAFAKFDYTLSPRHALAGRINTSRYYGANNVFFDPASPVTYHGLSNNGTEEVSTESATLSLNSALPGRLVSLLRVQFARDLQQSAANTSDILTRIDEVTEGFGRSTILPRRTREHKFQLAETLSLDTARHTWKFGGDVIFARIENFFPSLSGGEYIFDTIRVNPWTFAPATFGMRISPLRAYAHGVPRFYVQNFGALESHPDTSEFSLFAQDNIRVNSHLALTLGVRWDLQTFNTGALEPNPLWPGSGKLPVDANNVAPRAAFAFSLGEQDPLVVRGGYGIFYTRIPQIYTSAVETDNGLKQTHLFLDNADPFDHALFPAYPDPLVACAPTATRCEPPPGFTGRLESEISAFAGDFQTPYVQQASLTAEKETWQEIALGASYLYVHGTHLMRTRDVNLPPPDFLTYPVYDSAGNFTGEYFTVASFASWQTTPSLSCPYNPPYFSPPCINDITRPIPQLGAIDQFESAVSSVYHGLTVSARRRMRNGFFFRLSYTWAKAIDDGQDAPFAAPPAVQNAAAPRAERSVSSIDQRHRAVAAWVWEPKPFDRENPLLKKLFNDWTIAGTVTYGSGRPFNARVLSDPNRDTNSSNDRLPGQSRNAFYGPEYLTTDLRLTRRLHLGDRLTMDVLAESFNVMNRRNDRMVISDNAFQNSAGSFVFGRNVQGGTAYPAQYEVRQDFLSPTNAYAPRQVQFGVKVRF
- a CDS encoding gamma carbonic anhydrase family protein; translation: MIRSYQGVTPKVPKSCYVDESAQVIGDVELGEHASIWMNAVVRGDVFAIRIGAHSNVQDCSVLHGMRHKYGVTLGEYVTVGHSVTLHGCTIGDRCLIGMGSVILNNAHIGAGSIIAAGTVIPENAVVEPNSLWMGVPGKFRKKIDDAATQETILRYANNYLEYKEQYLREIGK